Proteins encoded together in one Synechococcus sp. A15-62 window:
- a CDS encoding metallophosphoesterase gives MNLRSRRHWVIGDVHGCHQSLCHLLATLPPNDHLVFCGDVINRGEAIPATMDLVWDLDQSGRATWLRGNHEQDLIDALESRDGLSQHATYAQLGDSSASQWLPRLQQLPLVYRGDGWCATHAGFDAAGHPDLSIRDPFWEAYDGRFGQVVVGHTPRPQVERLGAIVLIDTGAVYGGCLSAYCPETDAVVQVEGAATDAVLAGVGPC, from the coding sequence AGATGTGCATGGCTGCCATCAGTCCCTGTGCCATCTGCTTGCCACCCTGCCGCCGAACGACCATCTGGTCTTCTGCGGGGATGTGATCAACCGTGGGGAAGCCATTCCCGCAACGATGGATCTGGTCTGGGATCTGGATCAGTCAGGCCGTGCCACGTGGCTGCGCGGGAACCATGAGCAAGACCTCATCGATGCCCTGGAATCCCGGGATGGCTTGAGTCAACACGCCACCTATGCCCAGTTGGGCGACAGCAGCGCTAGCCAATGGTTGCCGCGCCTGCAACAGCTTCCGCTCGTCTACCGCGGTGACGGTTGGTGCGCCACCCATGCCGGGTTCGACGCAGCAGGTCATCCGGATCTCTCCATTCGTGATCCCTTCTGGGAGGCCTATGACGGTCGTTTTGGACAGGTTGTTGTGGGCCACACCCCCCGTCCCCAGGTGGAGCGCCTCGGCGCGATCGTTCTGATTGACACCGGAGCGGTCTATGGCGGTTGTCTGTCGGCCTACTGCCCGGAAACGGATGCGGTCGTTCAGGTGGAAGGAGCTGCAACCGATGCCGTGCTGGCTGGAGTTGGCCCTTGCTGA